The following is a genomic window from Acidobacteriota bacterium.
TTCGCTCATGGCTTTCAAACGCTGGAAGATGACACTGAAGTGTTCTATCAAATGTCGAAGGGCTTCCATCCTGAAGCTGCACGCGGGGTAAGGTGGAACGACCCAGCGTTCGCTATTGAGTGGCCTTCTGCAGAACGAATCATGAACGAGCGGGATCGCAACTATTCCAACTTTATAATTGAATCAGAGATCAAGCCGTGAGCGCTCAGCCCGTGTCTACTCCTGATGATGTTGGTTTTCAGATGTATCAGCTCATCGCTGATCTGTATCCACTTTGTCGGAGCATCACCGGAAATGGATTACGCGAAACTCTGCGCAGAATCCAACAGCAGATCTCGATTGTGATTCATGAGGTTCCTTCAGGAACTCAAGTGTTTGATTGGACTGTACCGAACGAGTGGAACATCCGCGACGCGTGCGTAAGGAATAAATCCGGTCACCGAATCATTGATTTTCAGAAATCGAATCTTCACGTTGTGAACTACAGTGCTCCAATTCATCGGAATGTTTCGCGTAAAGAGCTTCTGGAGCATCTGTATACGCTGCCAGATCAGCCCGAGTGGATACCGTATCGTACTTCGTACTACAACGAGACCTGGGGGTTTTGCGCACAGCATTCCATTCTAGGAAGCTTGAAAGATGAAGAATATGAAGTGCTAATTGACTCATCGCTGCGAACCGGGCATCTGAGTTATGGAGAGTTCTATCTTCGGGGAGACTCCGAGGAAGAGATACTGATTTCGTGTCACAGTTGCCATCCTTCACTCTGCAATGACAACCTTTCCGGAATTTCCGTAGCTGTATCTCTGGCTCGCGAAATCGAGCGAAGCTATCGACACTATTCATATAGGTTCCTATTCATTCCGGGCACAATTGGATCGATTACATGGCTCGCGCGGAATGAAGCCGCCGCTCGCAAAATCAAATGGGGAATCACTCTGGCAAATGTCGGCGATTCTGGTAGCTTTACTTACAAGAAAAGTCGTCGCGGTAACACCGATATTGACCGAGCAGCAGACCACGTTCTAAAGCACTCTCGCAAACCGTACCAGACTGTGCCTTTTTCTCCATACGGATACGACGAGCGGCAGTTCTGCTCACCAGCGTTCAACTTGGCTGTGGGCTGTCTGTCTCGCAGCCAATACGGAAAATTCCCCGAGTACCATACCTCTGCCGACAATCTCGAGTTTGTAAAACCTGAGGCGCTTACCCAATCATTTGCCGTATGTCGTTCATTGCTCTCGCTCCTAGACAACAATGCGGCCTACGTGAATCTTCAGCCGAAGTGCGAACCGCAGCTTGGCAAACGCGGCTTATATCGCACAATGGGCGGCTACAGCAGTGCTCAGGAAAGGGAAATGGCCATGCTCTGGGTGTTGAATTTGTCCGACGGCGACCATACGCTCCTTGATATAGCCGAGCGCTCAGATCTTCCATTTAATGTTCTTCATGAAGCTGCGCAAATACTGGTGAGCCATAGTCTTTTAAAACGAAAGGCCTGAGTCGCGTCTTGGCCTCACTAGCCTGCCATTCCGAATCCACGATCCGTCCAGCCTAAATCGGATTCATCCTAGTCCGGTATCAGATCCCCGCTTCATCAACGACACGCCACGTCGGTTTCTGAAGGCAAGGAATGCTCTGTCTTCCAATGTGCAAGAGTTTGCATATTGCTGGATCGTTGTGTGAAGGCCGCGAAGCTGCAAGCCAATGTGTACGGCAACCCGTTATTTTGCAGTCACTTATGTGTCAGTCGCACCATCTTCAACACCGTAATTTACTGGCGTTGATGGCATGAAACTTGCATTCCTGAGTGCAAAGATTGCGCATTGGAACCGAAGGGTCTGCGCTCGAGGGCTCGACGTTCTACGACGAATAACTCAAGGAGCAATGTCATGAATTCGATCTACATCGATCCAATTATGAGCGACGAGCAAAGACGTGAGGCACTCTACGACGGACAGCTTTTGGTCTACTCGCCGAGTCCCGGGTCCGCCGCGTTCGTCCGATTTGCCGATGAGATGATTCGCGAGGCATTTGCGGGCCGCGATCCCGAAACGGCGCAATTTCTCATGGACGTAACTGAATATGCCGCCTTGTTGGCGGATCTGAAACCGAAGTTCATCCATCATCCGAAGTCGAAGGAATTCATTCGGCAGATTCTTGGAGAGCTTGGATGCGATCCATCGCAAACTTATTTCGATGTTCCGAGAATGCGTAGTGCGACGAGTGATGATTACCTTTCGACGGGAATTGCTTATGCGTTCCATCCACATCGTGATACCTGGTATTCGGCTCCGATGTTCCAGCTGAACTTCTGGATTCCCATCTATCGCATTACCGCCGAGAATGGAATGGCGTTCCATCCGCGGTACTGGTCACAGCCAGTAAAGAATGGATCCAGAGAATACAATTACGCCGAGTGGAACAAGACGAGCCGACTCACAGCCGCACAGCACATCAAAAGCGATAGTCGCAAGCAGCCGAAGCCGGAAGAGCCGATTGAACTCGATCCGCAGATTCGAGTTGTGCTTCCTCCCGGTGCCATTCTTCTGTTCTCGGCCGCACAGTTGCATTCAACCGTTCCCAACACCTCCGGAAGGACGCGTTTTAGCATCGACTTTCGCACAGTGAATCTGGCAGATGGGGTTTCTAACCATGGAGCTCGCAATATCGATTCGGAGTGCACGGGCACAACGATGCGGGACTACTTGCGCTCCGCCGATCTTGAGCATTTGCCAGAAGATCTGATCGCGAGGTACGACACGCCGGCTAACCAGACAGTTGCGGTAGGCGCCTAGAGCGTGGCTACTTTAGTCCCAAATCTGAAGTCTGTGGACTCTGATACGAGCTTCGGCAAGGATCTCAAGGGTGCGCGCGCTCTTGTGACAGGCGCCAGCAGTGGTATCGGGAAAGCGGTGGCGTTAGCTCTTGCGCGCCACGGCGCAGATCTGGCGCTTGTAGGACGCTCTACGAAAAGACTAGCGGAAACTGCGTCCGATGCAAAGGAGCATGGTTCTCGAGCATTTGAACATTCAGTTGATCTCACAAAGGATTCCGAAGTCGAGCAGCTTGTCGACCAAGTACGAGCGAATTTCCAGGGTCTCGACGTGCTTGTTCACAGCGCGGGAGCAATACATCATTCGCGCGTTGAATCGGCAAGTGTTGGAGACTTTGACGACCAGCTTCGCGCAAATCTGAGAGCTCCTTATGTATTAACCAAGACGCTGCTTCCTTTTCTTGTCGAGAGTCAAGGACAGATAGTGTTCGTTAATTCAAGCCAGGGACTCCGCGCAGCCGCGGGCAACGGGCAATTCGCCGCGACGCAGCATGGCTTAAGGGCACTGGCGGACAGCCTGAGAGACGAAGTAAATGAATATGGGGTTCGCGTTCTGAGCGTATACCTGGGCCGAACCGCAACCCCCCGGATCAGGGACATCTGTGCCAAAGAAGGACGGCAGTATCGTCCTGAGTTATTGATGCAACCAGAAGATGTAGCTGCCATGATTTTGCACGCGCTTTCGTTGCCGCGAACCGCAGAAGTAACTGACCTCCGCATCCGGCCTATGAAGAAATCTTATTAATGGGGATTCGAACTCAACACCAATGGAACAAGTTAAGCACAACGGAAATAGTCGTCGTCATCACTCAATTTCTTGCCGTTTCTGCGGAGCCCAGCTCGAGCAGACCTTTGTAGATTTGGGAATGTCGCCGCTCTGTGAAAGCTACGTGCCGGCGGAGAAGCTGAATGGCATGGAAGCTTTTTATCCGCTGCATGTGTATGTCTGCAGTAGTTGCTTTCTAGTGCAGCTTGAAGAGTATGTTACTCCCGACCACATCTTCAGCGATTACGCGTACTTCTCTTCTTACTCGGATAGTTGGCTGGCCCATTCGAAACGCTATAGCGATGAGATGGTGAAGCGATTTGGCTTCAACAAGAGGAGTTCCATTGTCGAAGTCGCGAGCAACGACGGCTATCTTCTGCAATACTTTGTGGAAAAAGGCATCCCGGTCCTCGGAATTGAACCCGCTGCTAATGTTGCCGAGGTCGCCGTCAAAAAAGGAGTTCCAACAGTAGTCAAATTCTTTGGCGAAGCTTCGGCGCGCGAGCTGCGTGAGCAAGGCAAAGCCGCCGACCTTCTCCTTGGCAACAACGTCCTGGCTCAAGTTCCTGATCTGAATGACTTTGTGAAGGGAATGAAGGTTCTGCTGGCTCCGCAAGGAATAATCACAATGGAGTTCCCGCACCTGATGCGTCTGATGGAGGAGAACCAGTTCGACACCATCTATCACGAGCACTTTTCTTACTTTTCCTTTATCACAGCGGAAAAAATCTTCGCGGCGCATGGCATGCAGATGTTCGACGTGGAGGAACTTCCGACGCATGGTGGGTCACTGCGGATCTACGCGAAGCATATCGAAGATGGTTCGAAGGAGATTTCCCCGAGTGTGACTGAAATGCGCGCCCGGGAGGTAGCCGCAGGATTCACCAAAGTTGAAACATACGCGAATTTCACGCGCCAGGTCGAGGAAACGAAACGGAAGCTTCTCGAGTTCCTGATTGACGCCAAGCGCTCAAAGAAAAAAGTTGTAGGCTACGGTGCTCCCGGAAAAGGGAATACGCTGCTGAACTATTGTGGCATTCGTACGGACTTCCTGGATTACACAGTTGATCGCAGTCCTTACAAACAGGGCAAGTTCCTTCCTGGGACTCACATTCCCATCAGGAATCCCGAAGAGATCTCGCGCACACGTCCTGATTACGTACTAATTCTTCCATGGAACATTAAAGACGAAATCGTGAAGCAGATGTCCTTTATCGAGCAATGGGGCGGCCGTTTTGTAGTGCCAATTCCGGAACTTCAGGTGCTGTCTTAAGAAAATGCAACTCTGAGAGGAAAAAATGAAAGTAGTTCTTTTTTGCGGTGGCCTGGGACTGCGGATCAGAGACAGCGAGCACCTGCCGAAGCCGATGGTGAACATTGGGTATCGTCCCATCATTTGGCACGTGATGAAGTACTACGCCCACTACGGCCATAAGGACTTTATCCTTTGCCTTGGTTATCGTGGCGACGTTATCAAGGACTATTTCCTGAAGTACAACGAATGCCTTTCGAACGACTTCATGTTGTCCTCCGGTGGTCGCGATCTAACGATGGTGACGACGGACATTCACGACTGGACAATCACGTTCGCAGATACAGGCAGCCACTCCAATATTGGCCAGAGGCTGCTCGCCGCAAGAAAGTATCTCGGCAATGATGAAGTGTTTCTTGCGAACTATGCCGACGGACTTTCCAATCTGAACCTCAATCATCAGCTGGAAGACTTCAATAATAGCGATGCGATCGGCAGCTTTCTGTGCGTCAAGCCAAACTTGAGCTACCACTTCATCTCAGTTGGGCAAGACAGCAAAGTGACCGGCATTGATGCCATCCGCACCACGAATGTGCTGGTTAATGGCGGCTTCTTCATTTTCCATAAAGAGATTTTCAACTACATCAGAGATGGCGAAGAACTAGTCGAGGAACCATTCGGCCGTTTGATTGGAGATCGCAAGCTGATTGGGTATCGCGACGCATCATTCTGGTACTGCATGGATACGTTCAAGGACAAGCAGGTGCTGGAAGACATGCATGCTCATGGCGACGCTCCTTGGGAAATCTGGAAGCGGACAGCGAGCAGCAATGGGCATTCTTCCGGCATGGCAAAGATCTCAATGTCCGAGGCTGCCGCGGTCGCGAGGCAATGATCAAGTTGCAGTTCGGGAATGGAGATCACCCTCTCCGTCAAATTCTCTGTCTGGGAGCCCACTCCGACGATATTGAAATTGGCTGTGGCGGAACCGTATTGCAGATTCTCGCCCGCAATCCAGAACTCGATGTTGTTTGGGTTGTGTTCAGCTCCAGCCCAGAGCGGGAACGAGAAGCACGCAACAGCGCTGCCATGTTCCTCCGGAAGGCCGGGAAAACAGAGATCATCGTCAAAAACTTCCGCGATGGCTACTTCCCATTTGACGGATCGCTGATCAAGCAGTTTTTTGAACAACTAAAGCAGCGGCTGCACCCCGATTTGGTCTTTACGCACAACAAGAACGATGCGCATCAGGATCATCGGACTCTAGCAGAGTTGACTTGGAACACGTTTCGGAACCACGCAATTTGTGAGTATGAGATTCCCAAGTACGACGGTGACCTGGGACAACCTAATCTGTTTGTACCCCTGGCGGACGAGTCATTTCGGGAGAAGGTTCGATTTCTCATGAGTGCGTTTCAGTCGCAGCGCAGCAAAAGATGGTTCGAGGAAGAAACCTTTCTGGCACTGATGCGTTTGCGCGGAATGGAGTGCAACGCCGATTCCGGCTATGCAGAAGCCTTTTACACGCGAAAGCTTGTGTTGTGAATCAAATGGAAGATCTAAGAGAGAGAACAGTTCGGGGCGGACTGGCCAAGGTTGTGGCACAGGGCGTGAGCTTCTTCGTTCGTGTGGGTTCATTGATGATTCTGGCACGTCTACTTGATCCGAAAGATTTTGGACTCGTTGGTATGGTCACCGCCGTAGTTGGAGTCTTGAATCTCTTTCGTGACTTCGGTTTGTCTACTGCCAGCGTGCAGCGCGTGCATATTTCGGAGGAGCAGGTCTCCACACTGTTCTGGATCAATATGTTGGTGGGAGCCTTGTTGGCATCAGTTGCGGCAGGAATGGCTCCTTTCATTTCGCACTTTTATCGCGAGCCTGCTTTGATGTGGGTAACAGTGATATTGTCTGCAAGTTTTCTATTCAACGCGGCGGGTGTGCAGCACCAGGCTCTCCTACAAAGAGACATGAGATTTACGACGCTCTCGATCGTCGACATTTTATCCATCTCCGTGAGCAGCACTATTGGAATCCTGATGGCCTTAAAGGGCTTCGCCTACTGGTCTCTGGTGGCTTCGACGATTGCTGCTCCACTGATCAGTAGTTTGTCTTATTGGATTGCTTCCGGGTGGCGGCCCGGCAGGATGTACAAAAATGTTGGAATCCGCTCGATGATCCGATTCGGAGGAACCCTCACACTCAATCAGCTGGTCGTATATGTTGCCTATAATTTGGAGAAGGTTTTGCTTGGACGCTACTGGGGCGCGTCCGTTATTGGAATTTATGGGCGAGCATATCAGCTTGCAAATATCCCGACTGAAAATCTCAATTCTGCCGTAGGTGGAGTAGTCTTTTCGGCGCTATCTCGTCTACAAGAGGATACTAAGCGATTCAGGAGTTACTTTCTTAAGGGCTACTCTTTAGTGTTAGTGCTCACCATCCCTATCACCCTGGTCTGCTGCCTGTTCGCAAAAGAGTTGATCTCCGTTTTGCTAGGGCCGAAATGGCAGGAAGCCGTGCCCATTTTTCGACTACTGGCGCCGACCATCATGATTTATGCTCTGATAAATCCTTTGTCGTGGGTCCTGTTCTCACTGGGATTAGTGGGACGAAGTCTTAGGGTCGGCCTTGTTCTCGCTCCTCTCGTAATCGCCGGGTATCTCATTGGACTCCCCTACGGTCCTCGCGCGGTGGCGTTAGCTTACTCTTCAGTAATGCTCCTTTGGGTTATTCCTCACATTGCTTGGTGCGTGCACGGCACCATCATTTCGCTCCGCGATATTCTGATCGCCGTCAGCAAACCGCTTGCTTCGGCTTTGGTCGCAGGAGGAGTAGCAATGGGATGCATTGAACTCTTCGGAGAATTCCTGACGCCGCTGGGTCGATTGCTCCTCGGAACTTCAGTACTCTTGTCAGGCTATGTGGCCATGCTCTTTTATGTGATGAAACAAAAAGCCTTTTACCTCGATATCGTAAGGACCATGAGACGACGAGCAACTGTGGAGAAGGGCTTAGTTCCGGCATAGTCAGTTCTCAGTATTCATTTCGCGACCAATGTTTCAATTCAGGTATAGACGTCTTGTCCACTAGTTTTTATCAGGCCCCGCCGCGGCAAATGCCGACTTCGCTTGAACTTAGTTGTTGTGAGGAACATGAGGAAGGCCATCCCGATTCGAGTGCTCAAGCGATTCTCGAGCACTACCGCTGTCCCAGTGAATTGCTGCAGATTGCGCTCAGAGGCGAGCTTTCTCGTGGCTCTGGATTCTTTCGCTTCGGGAATGCCGTTTGTTATGGCAGATCCAGCTCAGGAACGCGCCGCCGCAGCCCCAATGCTTCTCTGTATAACGTAGAGCGCGACGTGCAATGGACAGATCAAGGCATTGCGCTTCCGTTTAACCCTACGGAACTTATCCAGAATCTGCGTCTGGAGCGCTATCCAGGGAGTGAACTGAGCCGGTCGATCAATCTCCTGAGGCGAGCCTATTATTTCTTCCGTCCTCCCATTCAATCACTGCGACGACAAATTCAAAGATTCTATGCTCGCAGTCGTCAGCACAGTTCCTTCCCGAACTGGCCCGTTGATTCCTCGGTCGAAGAGATCAATGAGGCAGTTCTCCTCGCCGTTTTAAAACGTTCCGGTTCAGAAACGATTCCATTTGTCTGGTTTTGGCCGCGGGGCGCCAGTGCTTGCGCTGTAATGACTCACGATGTAGAAGCGCAAACAGGCCGAGACCTCTGCAAAAATCTTATGGATTTGGATGATGAGTTCGGAATCAAAGCGTCATTCCAAATCGTCCCCGAGGAACGCTACCAGGTATCCAGCGCGTTCTTGGACTCCATCCGAAGGCGTGGTTTTGAAATCGCCGTTCAGGATCTGAACCATGACGGACGGCTTTTTGACAAAGAAGAAGAGTTTGCGCGTCGTGCAGCTCTGATCAATCGCTATGCCAGACAGTACAGTGCCCACGGATTCCGCGCTGCCGTACTGTACAGAAGGCCCCAGTGGTATCACTTTTTGGACCTGCAGTTCGACATGTCAATCCCCAACTCCGCGCGTTTGGACCCGCAGCCCGGCGGATGCTGCACAGTCATGCCGTACTTCATCGGAGAAATGCTCGAGTTGCCCGTAACTACGATTCAGGATTACATGCTCCTGCACATTCTCAAAGAGCACTCGATTGATCTGTGGAAGACGCAAACCGAACTGATTCTGAAAAAGCACGGCCTCATCAGCTTCATCGTTCATCCGGATTACATCACACAAACGGCGGGGGAACCTCTCTATCGCAGTTTGCTGCATTACTTAGTGAGTTTGCAGCAGACAGAGCGGATTTGGTTTGCTTTACCCTCTGAGGTGAACCGCTGGTGGAGGAAGCGGAGTCAATTGTCAGTCGTAAGGCACGGTGCTTCCTGGGTAATCCAAGGTAAAGGCGCCGAGGAAGCACAATTGGCGTTCGCCAGCAATGTGAAGGGGCACCTCGAATACGAGTTCGCCGACACTTCAAAAAACTAGGTTTCGTAAACCCCAAAATGGCCGGATCGCAGCGGCCGTCACTTTGATCGATAAGAGCCGGGTGCCAGCGCAAATCGAATTGCCATCAGTGAAAACTTTTGCATTCCGAGTTCTCGCTCGAAAACCTAACTCCCTGAAAATAAAAGATAAATGTGGCTGAACAAATGCCACTGGTCTTGCAAGTGCCTCCTGAGTAGACCTTGAACTGGACGAATACTATGTCAGGGTTGGAGACTCACCAAAAATGAAGATTGCAGTAATCGGATCTGGATACGTAGGACTCGTTGCCGCAGCATGCTTTGCTGAAGTTGGTCATACGGTCATTTGCGTAGATAACGATCACAAGAAACTGGCCGCTCTCCGGCGTGGCGAGACGCCGATCCATGAGTTGTATCTTCCAGAGTTGTTGCAAAAGCACCGCGGCCATCGATTGACGTACTCGGATTCAATCCGCGAGGCTGTCCAGGCGAGTTCCGTTATTTTCATCGCTGTGGGCACTCCTCCTCTGGAAAATGGCGAGGCTGACCTTTCCTATGTTGAGGGGGTTGCCAGAGAAATCGCTCTGTCGCTATCCGAGTACAAGGTGATCGTGGAAAAGAGCACTGTTCCCGTCTATACGAGCGATTGGATTCGACGGGTGATAACGCTCAGCTGCGCTTCAGGTAACCAGTTCGACGTTGTCTCAAATCCGGAATTCTTGCGCGAAGGAACAGCAGTAAGTGATTTCCTCTATCCCGATCGTATTGTGATTGGAGCGGACAACGCGCGTGCGCGGGAGCTTCTAACCGAAACATATGCGCCACTGACTGAGGGAACCTACTATTTGAAGCCTGATCGAATTCCCGAGCCTTCAGGAAGTTCGGTTCCCGCAAAGTTGATTCTGACAAGCGCGAAGAGCGCCGAGTTGATAAAGCATGCCTCCAACGCTTTCCTTGCGATGAAGATCTCGTTCATCAACGCAGTTTCAAATATATGTGAGGCAGTCGGCGCTGACATCGAAGAAGTTCGCTCCGGGATCGGCGCTGATAGCAGAATTGGGAGCACCTTCCTCAAGGCGGGAATCGGGTACGGCGGGTCGTGCTTCCCGAAGGATGTAGCAGCTTTTCGAAGCGTGGCTCAACAATCAGGATGTTCGTTCCCATTGCTGGACGACGTCATCGAGATCAATGCCGAGCAGCGGATGCGATTCATCCGCAAGATACGTTCGGCATTATGGACGCTCAAGGGCAAACGGCTTGCTGTGCTCGGCCTTGCTTTCAAAGGCGGAACTGATGACATACGTGAGTCGCCGGCAATCGACATCGTCAATCATCTCGTGGCTGAGCAGTGCTCAGTGGTGGCATATGACCCAGCCGCCATGCCACGCGCGCGAGAGGTGTTGAACGAACGAGTCAATTTCGCTTCAGGGCCATACGAAGCAGCGGAATCGGCGGATGCATTGCTTATTCTCACAGATTGGGAAGAGTTCGCGGCTCTGGATCTTGAGAGGATACGTCAACTGCTCCGTTATCCTATCGTCATCGACGGTCGTAACATGTATTTGTGTGAGGAGATGAGGAGTAGCGGATTGTTGTACCTTAGTGTGGGGCGGCAAGTCGTTGAACCGAACGCGCTGGCATCGAAGCCAAGATTCCAGGAAGCTACTATATAGGGTTCAACAGTTCGCTACCAAGAGATCAGAACCATTTTTGCGTGAGTCGCCTCCACCCAGCACACTTCATCCTCGGAATCGGCCAGCAGATGTTCTGGGCCATCCTTGCGCTTGCCATTGCTCTCTCTGCCGTTGAGTTACGCTGTGAAGCACTACAGTTGCCGGCCGCACCTGGCGAGCCCATTTGTACTGCTGAAGGCGCAGAAAAAACAGCCATTACTGTCTGCACGCTCAATGTACAAGCTGGCATTCCATACTCCGGCAAGATCGCCGAATACCGAGCATGCCCAGGAGAGAAGCCGCGATTTTCTGCTTTCTGGGAAACCGCCGGAGAAACTTCCAACCTAAGAGAGGATGATGTTTCTTCCGGCGTCCTCATCGGAACGCACACCTGGAAGAATCCGGGAGAGTATCAAATAAGAATTGAGTCAGAGTCTGTCAGCTCAAGATCCGATCTCATTCCGAATCGCGGCCAAGATCGCAGCCCAAAATGCGCGACGAGAGGAAGTTCAGGTTTCGGGCATGTACACGTATTTGCTCCACTCCCACCGATCTCGATGTTCATCAGTGCAAGAAATCTCCAAGCGGGACGTACTTATCTCAATGCTGGGGCTGTAGCCCTACGGCAGCCTGCTCCGCCATCGGGAACACTGCTGACTCTTGAGACGGACCAACCCGGCAAAATCGATGTTGAGACATCGTTCGGGCGCACCGGGCTCGGGCGAAGGACAACCTATTTGTGGATTAAGCCGGGAAGCAACACTCGATCATTCGATCTAATTGTGGCACCGGGCTTACCAGAAGGACAACCTATTTGTGGATTAAGCCGGGAAGCAACACTCGATCATTCGATCTAATTGTGGCACCGGGCTTACCAGAGGAATTCGAAGCACAGATAAAATCCGACTGTGCTGGCGCGGTCGTCTCAA
Proteins encoded in this region:
- a CDS encoding UDP-glucose 6-dehydrogenase, which produces MKIAVIGSGYVGLVAAACFAEVGHTVICVDNDHKKLAALRRGETPIHELYLPELLQKHRGHRLTYSDSIREAVQASSVIFIAVGTPPLENGEADLSYVEGVAREIALSLSEYKVIVEKSTVPVYTSDWIRRVITLSCASGNQFDVVSNPEFLREGTAVSDFLYPDRIVIGADNARARELLTETYAPLTEGTYYLKPDRIPEPSGSSVPAKLILTSAKSAELIKHASNAFLAMKISFINAVSNICEAVGADIEEVRSGIGADSRIGSTFLKAGIGYGGSCFPKDVAAFRSVAQQSGCSFPLLDDVIEINAEQRMRFIRKIRSALWTLKGKRLAVLGLAFKGGTDDIRESPAIDIVNHLVAEQCSVVAYDPAAMPRAREVLNERVNFASGPYEAAESADALLILTDWEEFAALDLERIRQLLRYPIVIDGRNMYLCEEMRSSGLLYLSVGRQVVEPNALASKPRFQEATI
- a CDS encoding PIG-L domain-containing protein — protein: MIKLQFGNGDHPLRQILCLGAHSDDIEIGCGGTVLQILARNPELDVVWVVFSSSPEREREARNSAAMFLRKAGKTEIIVKNFRDGYFPFDGSLIKQFFEQLKQRLHPDLVFTHNKNDAHQDHRTLAELTWNTFRNHAICEYEIPKYDGDLGQPNLFVPLADESFREKVRFLMSAFQSQRSKRWFEEETFLALMRLRGMECNADSGYAEAFYTRKLVL
- a CDS encoding glucose-1-phosphate cytidylyltransferase; translation: MKVVLFCGGLGLRIRDSEHLPKPMVNIGYRPIIWHVMKYYAHYGHKDFILCLGYRGDVIKDYFLKYNECLSNDFMLSSGGRDLTMVTTDIHDWTITFADTGSHSNIGQRLLAARKYLGNDEVFLANYADGLSNLNLNHQLEDFNNSDAIGSFLCVKPNLSYHFISVGQDSKVTGIDAIRTTNVLVNGGFFIFHKEIFNYIRDGEELVEEPFGRLIGDRKLIGYRDASFWYCMDTFKDKQVLEDMHAHGDAPWEIWKRTASSNGHSSGMAKISMSEAAAVARQ
- a CDS encoding peptidase M28, which gives rise to MYQLIADLYPLCRSITGNGLRETLRRIQQQISIVIHEVPSGTQVFDWTVPNEWNIRDACVRNKSGHRIIDFQKSNLHVVNYSAPIHRNVSRKELLEHLYTLPDQPEWIPYRTSYYNETWGFCAQHSILGSLKDEEYEVLIDSSLRTGHLSYGEFYLRGDSEEEILISCHSCHPSLCNDNLSGISVAVSLAREIERSYRHYSYRFLFIPGTIGSITWLARNEAAARKIKWGITLANVGDSGSFTYKKSRRGNTDIDRAADHVLKHSRKPYQTVPFSPYGYDERQFCSPAFNLAVGCLSRSQYGKFPEYHTSADNLEFVKPEALTQSFAVCRSLLSLLDNNAAYVNLQPKCEPQLGKRGLYRTMGGYSSAQEREMAMLWVLNLSDGDHTLLDIAERSDLPFNVLHEAAQILVSHSLLKRKA
- a CDS encoding short-chain dehydrogenase, with the protein product MKSVDSDTSFGKDLKGARALVTGASSGIGKAVALALARHGADLALVGRSTKRLAETASDAKEHGSRAFEHSVDLTKDSEVEQLVDQVRANFQGLDVLVHSAGAIHHSRVESASVGDFDDQLRANLRAPYVLTKTLLPFLVESQGQIVFVNSSQGLRAAAGNGQFAATQHGLRALADSLRDEVNEYGVRVLSVYLGRTATPRIRDICAKEGRQYRPELLMQPEDVAAMILHALSLPRTAEVTDLRIRPMKKSY
- a CDS encoding SAM-dependent methyltransferase, with product MEQVKHNGNSRRHHSISCRFCGAQLEQTFVDLGMSPLCESYVPAEKLNGMEAFYPLHVYVCSSCFLVQLEEYVTPDHIFSDYAYFSSYSDSWLAHSKRYSDEMVKRFGFNKRSSIVEVASNDGYLLQYFVEKGIPVLGIEPAANVAEVAVKKGVPTVVKFFGEASARELREQGKAADLLLGNNVLAQVPDLNDFVKGMKVLLAPQGIITMEFPHLMRLMEENQFDTIYHEHFSYFSFITAEKIFAAHGMQMFDVEELPTHGGSLRIYAKHIEDGSKEISPSVTEMRAREVAAGFTKVETYANFTRQVEETKRKLLEFLIDAKRSKKKVVGYGAPGKGNTLLNYCGIRTDFLDYTVDRSPYKQGKFLPGTHIPIRNPEEISRTRPDYVLILPWNIKDEIVKQMSFIEQWGGRFVVPIPELQVLS
- a CDS encoding lipopolysaccharide biosynthesis protein — protein: MNQMEDLRERTVRGGLAKVVAQGVSFFVRVGSLMILARLLDPKDFGLVGMVTAVVGVLNLFRDFGLSTASVQRVHISEEQVSTLFWINMLVGALLASVAAGMAPFISHFYREPALMWVTVILSASFLFNAAGVQHQALLQRDMRFTTLSIVDILSISVSSTIGILMALKGFAYWSLVASTIAAPLISSLSYWIASGWRPGRMYKNVGIRSMIRFGGTLTLNQLVVYVAYNLEKVLLGRYWGASVIGIYGRAYQLANIPTENLNSAVGGVVFSALSRLQEDTKRFRSYFLKGYSLVLVLTIPITLVCCLFAKELISVLLGPKWQEAVPIFRLLAPTIMIYALINPLSWVLFSLGLVGRSLRVGLVLAPLVIAGYLIGLPYGPRAVALAYSSVMLLWVIPHIAWCVHGTIISLRDILIAVSKPLASALVAGGVAMGCIELFGEFLTPLGRLLLGTSVLLSGYVAMLFYVMKQKAFYLDIVRTMRRRATVEKGLVPA